The DNA window attatcCAGATATGACAAATTTAATGAATGTTTTAAAAGTCTTTCAAACAGCCACAAATttttaatattcaaaaatatATGTTATAATCCTAATTAAATACACCTTCGTTAATATAACTAAAAATGCCCTTAATTTTTAATGTTAATCGCCATATGCGCTACCTCTAGTGTTAATAAGTCAATCAAATCCTAATTTACTTTATgaatttatataataaaaatcCTCCCATTTACATTTGATATTTATGATCAATATCTTCATTCACCTGATCACTTATTTTTTCACTGTGTAATTAGCTAATCAGTAATAATCAAATCTTCATAATGTACACAGGCACCGTAAGATAATAAAAAccaattattttgaataatgtCATTGATATTTGCGGTGCTTATTGTcctaaaaaataaatatttttcgcACAAATTAACAATATAATATATGTGCATGTCACCTGCTAAAAGATTACTTCCCTAAAAATAACTAGCAATTAACAATCATGATACAGGTATGGTACGCGCCACATAATTATGCAACTAGAGTTTGTCCGTGCAACTCACGTGCTAGGAAATTAGCAACTAATAATCATGTCCACCGTAAGAGAATAAAATCCAATTATTTAGAATAATGTCATTGATCTTTACAGTGCTTATTATCCTAAAAAATAAATGTTTGCCGCACAAATTAACAATATAATATATGTGCATATCACGTGTTAAAAGATTATTTCACTAAATAACTAGCAATTAAAAAACATGATACGCGTATGGTACGCGCCTCCTAATTATGCAACTAGAGTTTGTCCGTGTACGTGCGAGAAAATTAGCAACTAATAATCATATTTATATCCCACGTGCTAAAAAACCTAGTAACTAATAGTCAAGCCACTAGCAGTATGCCACTAGGTAAATATATGCAAAATCCATATCTGAGTAGCAATTTAGTGAGTTGATATATTTGTAACAGACCCGTGACatacaaatcaaagaaaataaaaacTAGTCAAAATCTATTGgattttagtttttaatttagtCATTAATTTACTCCAATATCTTATTAATATCtacataaaataattttgaaatccATAATTATTGCCTAATCGGTTTTAAATCAAAGTTGTATTTTAAATCATATAAATATAAGGCACTACCAACATGTTGTGATATAGTAAATGAGTAATGATCTAGAGTTTTATGTTACATTTACAGATGGAAGGCGATAACAACCAAAGCCAAGACTCTTCCCAAATGGTTCAACAGTTACTCCCACCTCATGAACCGCACCACTCTGATTTTGAAACCAATCCCCTGAACAACACCAATCCCCAGAACAACAACTCTACGGGGGGGGTGGCGGTTTTTTCCCAAAAAGTTGTCCACGAGGCCGTCCTCGTGGCTCCAAAAACAAGCCTAAGACTCCTGTTGTCCATAATTGTGAGAGCTCCAATGTTCTCGAGGCGCACGTTCTTGAAATTTCATCGGGCGCTGACATAATGGAGACCCTTAACATATATGCAATGCAGAGAGGCAGTGGTGTGTGTATCTTTAATGGGAAGGGGACAGTTTGGAATGTTATCATCCACCAACATGCTTCTTCTTCCTTGTCTGGGGGCGTTATTACACTGCCAGGTGCTTTTGAGATTATTTCGATTACTGGGACAGTGCTTCCTCCCCCGGCTCCACCAAGATTCGGGAGCCTATCGATCTTTTTATCAGGAGGACAAGGGCAGGTTCTTGGGGGAAAAGTGGTAGGTCCGCTGATTGCCAAAGGTGCAGTTATTTTGATGGTGGCTACTTTTGCCAATGCGGTATTTGAGCGTATACCATTGGAGAGGCACGGGGGAGCAGAGCGGGAAAATGCAGCAAATGGTGCTAATCAGGTGCAGGAGGTTCAGCCACTGATATCTCAGGCATTTACCGTGATAGCAAGTGTTGGTACTAGTCTTTCTTTATTTAATGCAGGGCCTGCTGTAGATTTGCCAAATAATTTTGTTGCACCAGGGCCTCCCATTTAGATATTGAATCAACAACCCGTGTATTTAGATAAAAGGCTTCTAGACAATATTTCTTTTAGTGGGTTAATTTTTAAGTCAAAAAGAACGGTAGTTTGAGATCTAATAAAAATTTACAAATTATTTAATGATAGAAGGGTATTCTCTTTGCTAATTTACCAACAATGATTTCTGAGATATATACTTTGTTAAgttcataattaaataattacactttacttgatatttttttaattatttaatttgtttACTAGAAAATATGCTGTTTTAATTGGAACTAATAACCAACTCACCATTCCATATTAGCTTAATCAAGATATAATCTATTGGTCATATCTCTCAAAACAAAATTTACTTATGCAATGTGTTAATATTTTTAATCAACAAAGTTAACTATTTTAAAACAGAATTATTCTCACATCTCTTCTATGAAAAAAAAACTTTAATAACACATAATATTCCATTAATTTATCACATAATCCCATAAATACATAAGAAAATTTGATGCAATGTAGTTACATTCAACTAATAAGTATTTCATAACTCCTTGTGATTTACAAAACCGACATAATGTTGGGTCCAGTTTTTggtcaaaaaaattatataaactataaatgtaaataatttaaatttgttATTTGTCAACTACAGTTGTTATTTTTTATAATAGTTTACAAATTATACAAAAGTCTATTATACTAGTTAGTAACATGTGTGAAGTACGGGCCTAAATTAtaaaatatcaaatgctacattTATATCTCTCCAACGGCCTTTTGTTTTGGCTACTTTGGAAAAAATGGGATTCTCATCCCCTTTTATCTCTTGGATTAAAGCTTGCATTTGCACAACAAAGTTTTCTATCAAACTTAATGGCATTATTCACGGTTATTTTGATGGTGCGCAAGGAATTCGCCAAGGTGATCCTCTGTCGCCTTATCTCTTCACTATATGCATCAATGTTCTCTGTTGTCTATTAAAGCCAAAGCCTCCTGCCTTCAAATATCATTGGAAATGCAAGCACTTGTTCCTCTATGAGTGGGCTTCAGCCAAGCATTCACAAAAGCAATAGTTTTTTCCGCAATGCTTCCCCCGAGTTTTTTGATTGGTTTGATAATGATTTTGCGATTCCTAGAGGTTGTCTACCAGTTATGTTTCTTGGGGTGTCTTCAATTTCTGGTCAGTTGTGCTTGAATGACTGCATTCTCTTTTGCTGGAAGAGTTCGCCTAATAAACTCTGTTCTACATGTTCTACATGCTATCGAGGCCTATTGGTGCAACCTTTTTTTGCTTCCAACAGCGGTTCATGCACATATCCAATCTTTGTTGACTCATTTTTTTGTGGAGGAGTAATATTAATCAGAAAGGTGGTGCTAAAATATCTTGGAGAATAGTTTGTCTCCCTAAGGAGGAAGGGGGCCTTGGTGTTAAAAATATGGTGGATTGAAATTGAGCTCAAATTCTAGGTCACTTACTCAAGGTTGTCACAAAAAACTCTAATTTGTTGTCTACTTGGGTTAATTCTACTCTTCTTCGTAACAAACATTTAAGGACCATGAAAATTCCTCCTGACTCATCCTGGATCTGGAAAAAGGTTCTCAAACTTCGTAACATTGTATTGTAGTTCATCACCTATGACATAGGGAATGGATGCAATACTTCGTTGTGGTTTGATCCTTGGTGGGAAGGGGTCTGTCTTGTATCTACTTTGACATCTCCCATCATTCGTCAATGTGGTCTTTCAAGTAATGCTACTGTTGGTGTGATGCTTCAAACTGGTCATTGGGCGTTGCCAACTCCCAACTCTAGACATCATCACGTGGATCCTCTCCTAACGCAATGGCTTGAACATTTTTCCTTTCCGGTTGTGCGTGTTCATAGAGAAGACAGGATACTTTGGACAGACATTCATGCTGCCGAGATAAAGACAGGGAATATTTGGGATTCTATCAGAAATAGGGGAACTGAGATAAGTTGGGCTCCTGCGGTTTGGCACAAACTCACAATCTATCGTTACGCGCACCACCAGTGGGTGGCTTGTCACGAGCGTCTCCCTACGCTTGCGCGCCTTGCTCGTTTTGGCATTGCTTTTTCTCAGATTTGTTACTTGTGTATTGGAGGTCTCGAGATGGACAATCACCTTCTTAGACATTGTCCAACAGTGCTTTCGTACTTCGGAAAATTTGTACTCTCTTGCATGTGCACATTTTGGGTGACTCTTGGGTTCACTGTCTGGAGTTAGTTTTACAGATTGAAGACAGCTACTTCGTACCCTTTCTTTATATTGCCTTCAGATCTTTTGTTATCATATTTGGAGGGAAAGAAACGCACGGGCTCATGATAAAAGCTGTTTTGGGTCTCAACAACTTTTTGATGGGATCGTGGTCGATTTCAAAGCAAAATTAGCTAGTTCTTTATGGTTCTCTTAACTAGTTTCTACTAGGCCTGAGTATATTTTTTGATTGCTTTCTATCTTTAATCTGCTTGTAGATTGATTATAGATAGTCCCCTTTATGGCATGTCATAGAGCTTGGGTATATCCCTTGTTTTTCTTAGTTTCTACAATATATACATACTTAGCAACAAAAaaaatctctccaacataataTTATTAAGACTCGAAAAAAAAAGATCACGAAAACTTATCATATTAAAGCGGTTTGTTTATAAATACTCGTTAACGGCATATACTTTTTAATTACTATACTGAGATCATTCCTCGGAATACTAACAATTTCAAGTGTTTTACTTTACAAAATTTATTAAATACTGTAAAGTGTGAATaacaataaataatatttaattataggTAGTCATAATAATTAAATCCAAGTGAAATTATAGAAGATACattacaaataattttttttttaattacatTATTGCAAAGAATCAAAATATGGTGAAATTATTAATAAGCATTATTAAAAGTGTATAATAAGTAAATCTTATTTAACTATGTATAGTCATGCCAAATTGAAATCTAAGTAAAATCATAAAagttaaattataaataaattttatgtagGTTATGGGGAATCGAACCATGttaaaattaaataattgaaaattatatcaataaattttgaataaaaacGTAGTTGTGGGGAATCAAACTCACGGTTATAATGAGAGTCTTAATAAATTGTTGTGTTCCATTTAAAGAGTGTATTACTTATTAAAaaattgtatataaaaaataaaGTGTAAATAAAATAGAAGTCAATTCGTCACACTATTATTATAACCAAAAGTCAACAAAATCTACAAAGAAAAATAGTCAAGTAAGTAGTTATGATTTAgtgatataaaatttaaaatatatatatataaatatctaataagttgatagggataaataaaccctgattgcataattaaatattacaggTTGGgatgcaaggcccaataagaagatgtatgacattcagaccagaaaggttaacatgttgatcaggcctgatggaccagataaggcctgatggaataaagaaggcccaaaaaccctgattatttattaatttcgtaattaataaataagggagaaaaacagctattaagataagtcctagtggggatataaatccttgtagattggcctccaaggaacctcatgggataaggaatcggCTTCCTACTCCCAATGACTCgtaagtctatcctaattcagagacttgaccaccaagtctcctataccaagtccaattcaaggactctcatacctatataaggggtctcaccccacaaataagaactacgttttttgacatgatcattggcaatcagcaaggtacgtaggcatcttgttaaggcagattgagtcacgaaatacaagagcagtcaaaatcgagccttaaagctcacgttccttagtattaaatacagcaattatatattagtttttaatccataacatttggcgccgtctgtgggaaacaacaacaaccatggcgagaacacggagaccaattagagctctggaggaaggaacaccatcagggacaacccaggtgatttcgtcaaccgtggagattcctccccattcaacttatgcatctactcaaggggaagcccagataggggcaactcaacctcagccacaaggaacgactcccccgactattcaaggtacgaatcctcaagttcaacaagtacatgtaccagtgaattctcgacccgtcgggtatgaatattcaactgttgttactactaaccccccttatgggatgcccctttaccccgaggttggaggaaatGGATATGCTGGGTGGAGTGAAGCACGAGAGCAATTGCCCCCTATATACGaagtttggctcctatccccgaggatcgggaattttctggtccttacactgagagagactccgaatcttcggatgatgaagtggccccaagaaggagacgtcctggcaaagagctgatggccgatggaaggcaactccctcgaagcacccaaggggcgaatccccaggaagtgcaggaaaggatcagggctcatgaggctgagatccaaggctgaggcgtgacttggaagctcaccaggccaccagaacccagatacctcctagggggaggaatcctcctcctgtcatagacctggatggtccggtacgaagaaaGGTTGTCGCCCCCAGAACTGATCCAAGTAATCTCCTTCCCCTTGAAGATCCTAATGATCCAACTCCGCCTTTCacaaaagagataatgaatgcccatatctcaaggaaattcaagatgcccattatcaaagcctatgatggcacgggttaccccgctaatcatgttaggacattctctaatgcactgctgctgcaacccgtgaatgatgctataaagtgtcgggccttccctcaaaccctgtcgggtatggctcaaagatggtacaatCGCTTGCCCCcaactctattggatcgttcggagagttaagtcaggcttttattaagcagttcatcagtgggagagtccatgagaaaagttcagcgtctcttatgagtattgtgcagggagctaaggaatccttgagagattacctgaatcgtttcacaaaggaggctttaaaagtcccggaccttgatgataaggtagccatgatagcactgcaacaaggaactagggatgagtaggatctggaaaattcttgagtttcatggtctcaaagagaggaattgaggctaaccccgataaaataaaggtgatcctggacatggaaccacaaaaaactatcaaggatgttcagaaactcaccggaagggttgctgtgctaggacgattcatctccaagtcgggagacaagtgcttgtcattcttcaagtcactaaagaacatcaaagactttgtatggaatgaggaaaaccagaaggcattcgaagagttaaagaagtatatggctcaggccccgttgttggccaaaccatctttgaatgaagttttattcttgtacttggctgtttcagagagcgccttgagcgcggtgttggttaaggaggagctgaaagtccagaaacccgtatattatgtcagcaaaattctgcatggtgctgaattgaattattcaactattgagaaatttgatctagccttggtaatggcttcgagaaaactgtgtccttactttcaggctcatcagattgaggtgctaacaaatcagccactgagaaatatcattcacagtcccaaggcaagtgggagattgattaagtgggcaatagagttgggagagtttgatctcaagtataagccgcgaacgGTAATAAAAGCCCATGCACTAgttgacttcgtggtggaatgtaccatacccaaccatGAATTCGGGGGGTAGGAAGATACCATACTGTAAGgtaagggagtcgataatggggacagagagaaggatg is part of the Apium graveolens cultivar Ventura unplaced genomic scaffold, ASM990537v1 ctg8013, whole genome shotgun sequence genome and encodes:
- the LOC141704578 gene encoding AT-hook motif nuclear-localized protein 29-like, whose protein sequence is METLNIYAMQRGSGVCIFNGKGTVWNVIIHQHASSSLSGGVITLPGAFEIISITGTVLPPPAPPRFGSLSIFLSGGQGQVLGGKVVGPLIAKGAVILMVATFANAVFERIPLERHGGAERENAANGANQVQEVQPLISQAFTVIASVGTSLSLFNAGPAVDLPNNFVAPGPPI